The window TTGTCACAGCCGGCAACACTACAGAAGATGTCAGGTAAACCCCTTGAACAGGACGAAAGAGATATAAAGAGGGCGGAACTTATCAGAATAAAAATTACAAATTAAGTATACGAGAGGTGATAAAGATGTATCAACGTTTTACAGAAAAAGCAGAAAGGGCAATAGGATTTTCCCAACAGGCTGCTGTTGATTTAGGACATAATTATGTCGGTACTGAACATATACTCTTGGGTCTTGTAAAAGAAGGAACAGGTGTTGCATCCAGAGTACTTCTTGGTCAAGGAATAACAGAGGAGAAAATTCTAAAGGAGATCGAAGAACTTATTGGTAAAGGGGATGCTGAAGGTACACAGCCTGTCGGGTTTACACCCAGAACTAAAAGAGTGCTTGAGCTTGCTTTTAAAGAAGCAAGAAGGATGGGACAGGGATACATTGGAACAGAACATCTTCTTCTTGGTATTATGAAAGAGGGAGAGAGTGTTGCAGTGAGAATTATGATGGACTTAGGAGTTGATCCACAAAAGCTTCTTAACGAGCTTATTAAAATTCTTACTGAGGAGTCTCCCGGTTCCAACGGTTCAACAAAGAGCAATAGTTCAAACTCAAATACTCCTACTCTGAACCAATTCGGAAGAGATTTAACAGATATGGCTAGAGATGGGAAAATAGACCCTGTTATAGGACGTGACAAGGAAATTGAGAGAGTTATTCAGATTCTTAGCAGAAGAACCAAAAACAACCCGTGTCTTATAGGTGAGCCGGGTGTTGGTAAAACTGCTATTGCAGAAGGTCTGGCTCAAAAAATAGTTGAAGGCAATATTCCTGAGATTTTAAGTGACAAGAGAGTTGTTACCCTTGATTTATCCTCAATGGTTGCAGGTGCAAAGTACAGAGGAGAGTTTGAAGACAGACTTAAAAAGGCAATGGAAGAAATACGGAAGGCTGTAAACGTAATACTGTTCATAGATGAGCTGCATACTATTGTAGGTGCAGGAGCAGCCGAAGGTGCCATAGATGCCTCAAACATACTCAAACCATCTCTTGCAAGAGGTGAAATTCAGGTTATCGGTGCTACAACCTTAAACGAGTACAGAAAACACATTGAAAAGGACGCAGCCCTGGAAAGAAGATTTCAGCCTATAACCGTAGGAGAACCATCGAAGGAAGAGGCTGTTGAAATATTAAAGGGTGTTCGTGATAAATATGAGGCACACCATAGAGTAAAGATAACCGATGATGCAATTGAAGCGGCAGTTAAGCTTGGTGACAGATATATAACAGACAGATTTTTGCCGGATAAGGCTATTGATTTGATTGATGAGGCAGCTTCAAGAATAAGACTCAAAACCTTTACTGCTCCGCCTGATTTGAAGGAAATGGAGGAGAAGGTTGAAAAGCTTAGCAAGGAGAAGGAAGATGCCATCAGGTGTCAGGAATTTGAAAAAGCAGCAAGAATAAGAGATGATGAACAAAAGCTTAAAAATGAACTTGACAAGGTAAGAGATCAATGGCGCCAGAAGAATCAGACAAAAACAGATACGGTTACAGAAGATGACATAGCTGATATAGTTGCCAGTTGGACCGGAATACCTGTAAAGCGGTTAGCCGAGGAAGAATCTGAAAGATTACTGAAAATGGAAGAGACCCTTCATAAGAGGGTAATTGGTCAGGATGAGGCTGTTAAATCCATATCAAAGGCTATCAGAAGAGGGCGTGTTGGTCTGAAAGATCCGAAACGACCTGTTGGCTCGTTTATATTCATGGGCCCTACGGGAGTCGGTAAGACTGAGCTTTGCAAAGCGTTGGCAGAAGCAATGTTCGGGGATGAGAAGTCTATGATTCGTGTTGATATGTCAGAGTTTATGGAAAAACACAGTGTTTCAAAACTGGTTGGTTCTCCTCCGGGCTACGTTGGTTATGACGAGGGCGGGCAGCTTACTGAAAGAGTCAGGAGAAGGCCTTATTCAGTACTTCTGTTTGATGAAATAGAGAAGGCACATCCTGATATCTTCAATATACTGCTGCAAATACTGGAAGATGGCAGACTAACTGATTCACAGGGACGTGTGGTGGATTTCAGAAATACTATAATAATCATGACTTCAAATGTGGGAGCAAGAACCATTACTGAGCCTAAGAGACTTGGCTTCTCAACTTCAAACGATGAGAGCGCAAAGAATTATGAGGATATGAAGAACAATGTAATGGGCGAGCTCAAAAAGATGTTCAGACCGGAGTTTCTCAACAGAATTGATGATATTATTGTTTTCCACCCATTGAGCAAGGAAAATATAAAAGAAATTGTACGTCTCATGCTGGATGTGCTTGTAAACAGGCTAAAAGCTAATGAAATAGCAATGGAAGTGAGTGAAGAGGCTATGGGACATCTTGCTCAGAAGGGCTTTGACCCTGTGTTTGGAGCAAGACCTTTAAGACGAGCAATACAAAGCATGGTGGAGGATAAACTTGCAGAAGACATGCTGGAAGGCAAGGTAAAGGCAGGAGACAGCATCAGAATAGACTTTGACGGAGAAAACATTGTTATTAATAAGAAGTAAGGCAGACTGTTATTTCCGATTAATTAAAAAAAGAATATGGGAATATAAAACCCCTCTTTGGCGACAATAGCCAAACGAGGGGTTTTATAATGACTTGATTATTTCCGGTAGGTTTGACGTATGAATATGATGTATATACAATTATTTACATTGAAGAGATAAATTGCAATAAACCAAAATATCGGAAAGGAAGTCTGCATTATGATTGTATATAAGCTTTTAAAGACTCCGTTACAATATTATGTTTATGACAGAAATAAGAATAAAATCCTAAATATAAGCAAGGAGGAGTATGAAGAGCTTGACAGATTAAATAAAAAGCAGATTACTGAAAAAGAAGCAGTCTGTCTTAAAAAATATCAGAAGTGTGGATATTTAAAGAATAATATTGTTGAAAATATAGTTCATCCCGAAACTAAATATATAAAGCATTATCTGGAGCACAGAGTACAGTTCCTCATATTACAGGTTACACAAAGCTGCAATCTCAGGTGCGATTATTGCACATATTCAGGACAATATAACACAAGAGGTCACTCCGGCAAGTCAATGACATGGGAACTGGCGAAAAAGTCAATTGATTATCTATATCAACATTCAAATGAAATTGAAAAAGTCAGAATAAGCTTCTACGGTGGCGAGCCATTACTTGAAATTGACTTGATAAAAAAATGTGTAGAGTACGTTAAAGAAACATATCCTCACAGAATAACAAACTATGGAATTACTACTAACGGTACACTTCTTTCAGGTGAAATAGCTGACTTTCTAATAGATAATCAATTCTCTGTTACCATAAGCCTTGACGGCTCTAAAAAGGATCATGATGCCAACAGAAAGTTTGCAAATGGAGAAGGCAGCTTTGATACAATCATAAATAATATCAAAGTGATAAGTAAACATAACAAGGAATTTATTAAAAATATCAGATTTAATACTGTTTTAAATCCAAAATCAGATTATGGTACTGTGAGAAATTATTTCAGCTCGGAAGATGTGGTATGTGATGCAGGTATCGGTCTTAGTCTTATGGAGCAAATTAACCATAAAGGGGACATCTCCTTTAGCCATGAATTTATTAATATAAGAAGATATGACTACTTTCTGTTATTAATGACCATGGTAAAAAAGTTAAAAAAAGAGGTAACACCAAAGTTCATGGCTGAAATAAAATCAGGAATTGATATTGATTATACTTCCATGGAGGATATTAATAGTGTAAGTAAATCATGGCATCATTCGGGGCCGTGTATTGCAGGAGCTATGAGAATGTTTGTAAATACTGATGGTGTAATCTATCCCTGTGAAAAAGCAATTGAAACCAGTGAAGCCATGAAAATAGGCGAAATTGATAGCGGTACGGATGCGGGTAAAGCCTCAAAGGTAATGAATATAGGAAAAATCTCAGAAAGAGATTGCAAAAACTGCTGGGCTATAAACTGGTGCTCCATGTGTGCATTATATGCTGAGAAGGATGGAAAATTTGATTCAGTCACAAAAAGGAAAAATTGTGCAAAATCACTTATAGATGCACAAGAAAAGCTTCTGAACATATGTGCTTTAAAAGAATTCGGATATAAATTCGGAAGGGAGGAAATGTATGTATAAACTTCTGGTCTACCCCTTTAGTATGGAAGACAACTGTATAACAAAATATCGGGATATGCTTCGGGGCTACGAGCTTGCTAGTTTGGTATGCTTTGAGGGTGCATATGAAAACGGCAGAGATGCAGGAGAGTTTGAGGAAGTAGATACGGGTTTAATAATAACTGATGATTTTAATACGGAGATTGATAAATGCGATGTGGTACTTTTGTTGGATAAAAGTTTTAATGAATTAAAGGACGCATACATTCAAAGGATTAATACTGCCGTATCAAAAAATAAAATAGTTATGACAAATAATAAGATATACGACTTTTGCTTAAAAGAGTTTTCCGGCAATAAAAATATAAGAATACTGGACAATGTTCTGGAGACCGGATTGAATTATTTTACATATGACAAGAGAATGACACAGCCGGACATTCCTGTAATCACTGTCATGTCCATTGGAGAGAGCTGTAATAAATTTGAGGCACAGCTTGATTTAAGAAAGAAATTTCAGGATAAGGGCTACAAGATATTACAGTTTGGTACAAAGGATTATTGTGATTTGTTTGGCTTCAAAAAGCTTCCATCCTTTCTTATGTCCAAAAATATTTCATTTGATGAAAAAGTATATATGTTTAATTACTATATAAACAGAGAAGTGTTAAAAGACGATTATGATATTGTTATTATTGGTGTGGCAGGGGGAATACTCCCTGTTAACAGATATATAACCAATTACTTCGGAGAAATTTCTTTGATTGTGTCTTCTGCACTGAATATAGATATTAATATATTATGTTCATATCATAATGAAGACATTAATGTTGAAAGCTTATATGAATGCCGAAATTTCTGCAAAGGACGACTTGGGTGCTTTACGGACTACTATTATATGTCTGACAGGCAGTTCAGAATTTCTCATGACCATGATATAGAGTATTTTATGTTGGAAAGACAGCATTGCATTAATAATCTGCCGGCTATCGACAATGAAACACTGAAATTCTGTCATGTGTTGGATACAGATGTAAAGGATAATCTGCTGAATGCTTTGGTAGAAGAATTGGAAGGTAATGTGGCACTTGTATAAAAAGGAGGAGCTTATGGAAAAAAGAGAAGTAATGAATGAAATAAAAGAAACTGTATATAAGATAACAGGAATTAAAATAGAGGATGAAAATGATAATATTATCGGATGCCATCATAACTACCCTATTATATATGCAATTTATATTGTGGATGAACTTGAAAAAATATTCGGTAAGGAGATTTCAAATATATTTGCTGAAAATGATTACAACGTATGGAAATTATCAAATTTGGCAGATGCCATTATAAATATATGTGGTAATTCTTTAGAAAAGCTTCAGGCAGTTTAATTTCAAAAGGGTATATCATTTATTTATTAAATGATTACATAAAAACTTTTCAGGAGGTATTTTTATGAAAAAATTATCCAAAAGAAGTGAGTTAGTACCTAACACAGTTATGGCATTTTCGTGTTCCTGTTCCAGCAACTGTTATAGGGGATGTGTTTCAAGGTGCAGCGGTAACGGAACCGCAGAAAGTGCTATCAGCAGCAGTCTTAGTTCAAGTGAGTATGGGGTAGCATATTCTGCAATATCCAGCACATTCGGTTAATAGAGTTTCTGACCACCAAAAGGAGTACCACCCGGTACTCCTTTTACAATATTAGTTACCCATTGCTTTTCTCCAACTCGCTTATACTAATCTGCCTTGTATGGACGGTGTGGTTCCACTCCTTGTTGTTTTTTTCAATAAAGCCCTGTATGGTAATAGGTACCCAGGTCAGGCAATAGTAAGGGTAGATAACAAACCCAAGTATAACCTTCAAACTGAACTTCTTTTCTGCCAGAATAACCAACGGCCCGTAGAGGATTTCAAAGAGGCCCATCAGATACCATACCTGAACGGGAAATACATATTGTACGCTATATATGGGGAATTGCGGGTAAACCGTTTGCACCCACATCATAACAGTCATTAAACCTACAAAAATAAATCTTATGGGTTGAAACAAATATAAGGCACAGTCAAGAGAGGTAAGGTCTCCTTTAAAAAAAGCTTTTTTAAATAAAGCTCCAAGGTATTTCTGGGCGCATTCAGCATGTCCCTGCATCCATCTTTTTCGTTGGTGCCAGGACTGTTTCAGAGTAATTGGCTTTTCATCATAAACTACGGCTTCGTGTGCCCAACCAATTCTGACTCCATTTAAAGCCAGCTTCATTGTGTACTCCAAGTCTTCAGTCAGGCAGGTGGCTCCCCATTTTAAAGATTTAAGTATTGAGGTATCAATACAAAAGCCGGTTCCGCACAGCCCGCAGCTTAGCCTGAGATAGTATCTTGGCAACTGAAAAATTCTGTTTGACAGCCAGAAAGCAATGGAATAGGAGCAGGTTATCCAACTGTCATAGGGGTTTTTACTGTCAATGTAACCCTGAACCACCTTGAAGCCTTTGCACATCTGCTTGTTCATTTCCAACAGAAAGTTTGGTGATACCAGATTATCGGCATCGAAAACAGCAACGGCATCATAGCTTGTATCCATACTAAAAATTCTGCTAAACATCCATTCAAGCGCATGTCCTTTACCTCTTTTAGAGGCATCCTCACGGATATGTACTTTGGCTCCGAATTTTCGGGCAATTACAGCAGTATTGTCAGTACAATTATCAGCTATTACAAAAACATCAAATAGATTTCTGGGGTAGTTTAACTTAAAAAGACTGTCTATAATATGACCTATTACAAGTTCCTCGTTATGGGCGGCTACTACAAGAGCAAACTTTTTTTGGGGTACAATAGTTCGTGAGAGTTTTTCCTTTTTCTTAATCCAACCGAAAACAGATATTCCGAAAAAATAGCACCCTGCTATAAATACTAATATCTGTATAAGTTCGCTTATATAAAATATTAAATTAACAAATAAACTTTGCATTTTTTCCTCCAAAATAGTATTTATCAAAAAATAGTTTGTGCATAAAAGGATTAAATTATTTATATAATTTGATACTCTGTAAAATCAATATGCTATAATGAGGTAGTAAAATGCGGAGGTTTTTATGCAAAAATCATATTATAACAACGCAATCTCGGGAAATTCTTCAATGCTGGCTTGTTTTAGTGAAAGAGCAGAACTTTTAAGACTCTTTTGGCCGGATATTGATTATGTACAGCATTTAGACAAAATATTTCTGGGACTATTTGAGAAAAATAAAACAGGGAGTACGGTATGGCTTAATGACATTCGATGCGATAATCATCAGGAGTACCTTGCTGATTCCAATATAATAAAAAATACTATTACTAATTTTTTTGACGGATACAAGGTAGTACTATATGACTTTGTACATCCGGAAATGGATGTTTTGGTTCGCAGGCTTGAAATTGAGAATCTTCATAATGAAAGCAGAGAATTGGGACTAATGAGTTTTTCAGCAGCTGCAAGCAGTGATGCTGAGGTGTCATGTAGTTTGTTTGATTTCATGAATGAAGCATTGGTTCACTACAAGCCGGATAATTACATTGCCGTTACATCAGATATTCCCGCATATCAGTTTCAAATCGGGAATAATGCCAATGACGCCGCAATTAATACATACCTCTATGGCAAAGACGATATAGGAATGACGAAGGATGCAGCTATCTCATGGGATTTGGGAGTTTTTCAGCCTCATACGGTAAAGACCGTAAATGTATATATATGTGCGGCAGCTAGTCTGAAATCCTGTAAAGCACTTGCTAGAAAAGTAAAAACAGTAGGAGGACTGACGGCTTTAAGGGAGACGGGACTGTATTGGAAGGAATATTTGAAGAAAACGACTCAACTAAAGTCGGGTAACACACTTTTGGATGAGCTTTATAAAAGGTCACTTCTTGTATTCAGGTTAATGTATAACAAAAAAAGCGGTGGGTTAATGGCAGCACCGGAAATTGATGAATATTTTACGAAATGCGGTAAATATGCTTACTGTTGGGGAAGGGATGCCGCCTTTATAACAGGTGCCTTGGATATTGGGGGGCTAAACGAAAGCGTTGCCAATTTTTATAAATGGGCTACAGAGGTTCAGGATGAGGACGGCAGCTGGCAGCAGAGATATCATATGAATGGTAATTTAGGCCCTTGTTGGGGGCTTCAGGTGGATGAGACAGGGACAATTGTATGGGGAATGTTGAACCATTACAACTATACAAAAAATACAGATTTTCTGAAATCCGTATGGGATAGTGTTAAGGCAGCAGCAGATTTCCTTGTAAGGTTTATAGATAGTGAAACAGGTCTTCCAAGCCCTAGTTTTGACTTGTGGGAAGAAAGATACGGGGAACATGCATACTCTTCAGCTTCTGTATGTGCAGGGCTCAGGTCAGCTGCGGAAATAGCACGTATACTTGGAAAACCGGCAGAGGATTTTATTTTATGGGATAAAACAGCGGACGATATAAAAAAAGCAATGGTAAAAAACTTCTGGAAAGAAGACTACAGACGATTTATCAGAAGTGTCAGAGTAAAATTAAACGGCTTCGGTCAGGAACCGTCCGGCGATACTATGTTAATTACGGTAAATCAAAAGGGTTACGTGCGGGATGTAACCAAAGAGGATTGGATTGTAGATATAAGTCTTGTTGGGCTTGGCATACCCTTCGGGATTTTTGATTTGGATGATCCTATGCTGAGGGATACGGTTTCTTTAATTGAACAAGTCCTGACGGCACAAAGCGTCGGTGGTATAAAGAGATATGAAAACGACACATATATAGGCGGAAATCCATGGATTCTCACCACCCTCTGGATAGCACTGTACCATGCAAAATCAGGCAACTTTGAAAAGGCAAAGGAATATCTGATATGGGCTGCAAACGGAAAAACAGATATGGGACTTCTGCCGGAACAGGTTAACAGGGACACGGGAAAACCCGAATGGATAATTCCCCTTACTTGGTCTCATGCAATGTATGTACACGTCTATTCAGAGCTTGTAAATGCAGGCGTACTTTGACGGGCAATATAAGCAACATAATTTGAAAGTAAAAAAATGGGGTTGGTTAACATAAAAAACAAAACAGTTTTCAAATGCAGCAATTGCGGATACGAGTCCTCCAAATGGGTGGGGCGATGCCCGGAATGCGATAGCTGGAATACCTTTGAAGAAAGGGAAATTCAAAATCAAAAGAATGCCCGGTCAGCTTCGGCAAGGGTAACGAAACCTATAGTAAAGCTGACTCACGTTAAGGCCGGCAATAGTGACCGTATTGTAACGGGTATCAGTGAGTTCAATAGGGTTATGGGCGGAGGAATAGTCAAGGACTCAATAACTATCATCACTGCTAAACCCGGTGCAGGAAAGTCCACTTTGCTTTTGCAGGTTGCCGGGGACGTTGCCTCAAAAGGGCTGAAGGTGCTTTATGCCTCGGGAGAAGAAAGCGAAAGCCAGATAAAAAGCAGGGCTGACAGGATTTTTAGTAAAATCCAGGATAATGTGTGGGTATATTCGGACAATAGTATGGATAATGTACTAAGTGTTGTAGCAGAGGTAGACCCGGAGCTTCTAATAGTAGACAGTATACAGACCTTTGTGTTAGAAGGTTTTCCCGGCTCCAGAGCAGGTTCTCCTACACAGACCATGGAGTGTGCCAACGAGCTTCTGAAACTTGCAAAAGACCCTGCACGGCCCAGAGCGGTATTTCTGGTGGGGCAGATGAATAAAAGCGAGGAAATAGCGGGACTCAGGGCTCTTGAACATTTGGTGGATGCGGTGCTGATATTGGATGGGGATAATGAAGAAGAGCTCAGGGGGCTTTCAGTATCAAAAAACAGGTTTGGAAGTACATGGGAACGTGGCTATTTTTCAATGACAGAAAATGGCCTAGAATCAATAGATAACCCGTCTGAATACTTTATGACCACCAGAGATAAAAATGAAAGAGTGTCGG of the Ruminiclostridium papyrosolvens DSM 2782 genome contains:
- a CDS encoding ATP-dependent Clp protease ATP-binding subunit → MYQRFTEKAERAIGFSQQAAVDLGHNYVGTEHILLGLVKEGTGVASRVLLGQGITEEKILKEIEELIGKGDAEGTQPVGFTPRTKRVLELAFKEARRMGQGYIGTEHLLLGIMKEGESVAVRIMMDLGVDPQKLLNELIKILTEESPGSNGSTKSNSSNSNTPTLNQFGRDLTDMARDGKIDPVIGRDKEIERVIQILSRRTKNNPCLIGEPGVGKTAIAEGLAQKIVEGNIPEILSDKRVVTLDLSSMVAGAKYRGEFEDRLKKAMEEIRKAVNVILFIDELHTIVGAGAAEGAIDASNILKPSLARGEIQVIGATTLNEYRKHIEKDAALERRFQPITVGEPSKEEAVEILKGVRDKYEAHHRVKITDDAIEAAVKLGDRYITDRFLPDKAIDLIDEAASRIRLKTFTAPPDLKEMEEKVEKLSKEKEDAIRCQEFEKAARIRDDEQKLKNELDKVRDQWRQKNQTKTDTVTEDDIADIVASWTGIPVKRLAEEESERLLKMEETLHKRVIGQDEAVKSISKAIRRGRVGLKDPKRPVGSFIFMGPTGVGKTELCKALAEAMFGDEKSMIRVDMSEFMEKHSVSKLVGSPPGYVGYDEGGQLTERVRRRPYSVLLFDEIEKAHPDIFNILLQILEDGRLTDSQGRVVDFRNTIIIMTSNVGARTITEPKRLGFSTSNDESAKNYEDMKNNVMGELKKMFRPEFLNRIDDIIVFHPLSKENIKEIVRLMLDVLVNRLKANEIAMEVSEEAMGHLAQKGFDPVFGARPLRRAIQSMVEDKLAEDMLEGKVKAGDSIRIDFDGENIVINKK
- the ccpM gene encoding Cys-rich peptide radical SAM maturase CcpM; the protein is MIVYKLLKTPLQYYVYDRNKNKILNISKEEYEELDRLNKKQITEKEAVCLKKYQKCGYLKNNIVENIVHPETKYIKHYLEHRVQFLILQVTQSCNLRCDYCTYSGQYNTRGHSGKSMTWELAKKSIDYLYQHSNEIEKVRISFYGGEPLLEIDLIKKCVEYVKETYPHRITNYGITTNGTLLSGEIADFLIDNQFSVTISLDGSKKDHDANRKFANGEGSFDTIINNIKVISKHNKEFIKNIRFNTVLNPKSDYGTVRNYFSSEDVVCDAGIGLSLMEQINHKGDISFSHEFINIRRYDYFLLLMTMVKKLKKEVTPKFMAEIKSGIDIDYTSMEDINSVSKSWHHSGPCIAGAMRMFVNTDGVIYPCEKAIETSEAMKIGEIDSGTDAGKASKVMNIGKISERDCKNCWAINWCSMCALYAEKDGKFDSVTKRKNCAKSLIDAQEKLLNICALKEFGYKFGREEMYV
- a CDS encoding TIGR04066 family peptide maturation system protein encodes the protein MYKLLVYPFSMEDNCITKYRDMLRGYELASLVCFEGAYENGRDAGEFEEVDTGLIITDDFNTEIDKCDVVLLLDKSFNELKDAYIQRINTAVSKNKIVMTNNKIYDFCLKEFSGNKNIRILDNVLETGLNYFTYDKRMTQPDIPVITVMSIGESCNKFEAQLDLRKKFQDKGYKILQFGTKDYCDLFGFKKLPSFLMSKNISFDEKVYMFNYYINREVLKDDYDIVIIGVAGGILPVNRYITNYFGEISLIVSSALNIDINILCSYHNEDINVESLYECRNFCKGRLGCFTDYYYMSDRQFRISHDHDIEYFMLERQHCINNLPAIDNETLKFCHVLDTDVKDNLLNALVEELEGNVALV
- a CDS encoding CLI_3235 family bacteriocin precursor, whose translation is MKKLSKRSELVPNTVMAFSCSCSSNCYRGCVSRCSGNGTAESAISSSLSSSEYGVAYSAISSTFG
- a CDS encoding glycosyltransferase family 2 protein: MQSLFVNLIFYISELIQILVFIAGCYFFGISVFGWIKKKEKLSRTIVPQKKFALVVAAHNEELVIGHIIDSLFKLNYPRNLFDVFVIADNCTDNTAVIARKFGAKVHIREDASKRGKGHALEWMFSRIFSMDTSYDAVAVFDADNLVSPNFLLEMNKQMCKGFKVVQGYIDSKNPYDSWITCSYSIAFWLSNRIFQLPRYYLRLSCGLCGTGFCIDTSILKSLKWGATCLTEDLEYTMKLALNGVRIGWAHEAVVYDEKPITLKQSWHQRKRWMQGHAECAQKYLGALFKKAFFKGDLTSLDCALYLFQPIRFIFVGLMTVMMWVQTVYPQFPIYSVQYVFPVQVWYLMGLFEILYGPLVILAEKKFSLKVILGFVIYPYYCLTWVPITIQGFIEKNNKEWNHTVHTRQISISELEKSNG
- a CDS encoding glycoside hydrolase family 15 protein, producing MQKSYYNNAISGNSSMLACFSERAELLRLFWPDIDYVQHLDKIFLGLFEKNKTGSTVWLNDIRCDNHQEYLADSNIIKNTITNFFDGYKVVLYDFVHPEMDVLVRRLEIENLHNESRELGLMSFSAAASSDAEVSCSLFDFMNEALVHYKPDNYIAVTSDIPAYQFQIGNNANDAAINTYLYGKDDIGMTKDAAISWDLGVFQPHTVKTVNVYICAAASLKSCKALARKVKTVGGLTALRETGLYWKEYLKKTTQLKSGNTLLDELYKRSLLVFRLMYNKKSGGLMAAPEIDEYFTKCGKYAYCWGRDAAFITGALDIGGLNESVANFYKWATEVQDEDGSWQQRYHMNGNLGPCWGLQVDETGTIVWGMLNHYNYTKNTDFLKSVWDSVKAAADFLVRFIDSETGLPSPSFDLWEERYGEHAYSSASVCAGLRSAAEIARILGKPAEDFILWDKTADDIKKAMVKNFWKEDYRRFIRSVRVKLNGFGQEPSGDTMLITVNQKGYVRDVTKEDWIVDISLVGLGIPFGIFDLDDPMLRDTVSLIEQVLTAQSVGGIKRYENDTYIGGNPWILTTLWIALYHAKSGNFEKAKEYLIWAANGKTDMGLLPEQVNRDTGKPEWIIPLTWSHAMYVHVYSELVNAGVL
- the radA gene encoding DNA repair protein RadA yields the protein MGLVNIKNKTVFKCSNCGYESSKWVGRCPECDSWNTFEEREIQNQKNARSASARVTKPIVKLTHVKAGNSDRIVTGISEFNRVMGGGIVKDSITIITAKPGAGKSTLLLQVAGDVASKGLKVLYASGEESESQIKSRADRIFSKIQDNVWVYSDNSMDNVLSVVAEVDPELLIVDSIQTFVLEGFPGSRAGSPTQTMECANELLKLAKDPARPRAVFLVGQMNKSEEIAGLRALEHLVDAVLILDGDNEEELRGLSVSKNRFGSTWERGYFSMTENGLESIDNPSEYFMTTRDKNERVSGSALTVVKDGSRPIIVEIESLVSKTYTPFPSRIGECVRREQLNTLISILEQRGKISLYDKDVVIKTTGGLKFKETAVNLSIIMSIVSSVFDKEIPNDAAFIADVGLTGELKKVPSLELRIRELDRRGFRHVYVAKGALIRALDIKNIKIHEVKSIQEVIGMVFK